One window of Papaver somniferum cultivar HN1 chromosome 9, ASM357369v1, whole genome shotgun sequence genomic DNA carries:
- the LOC113311536 gene encoding uncharacterized protein LOC113311536, whose product MSALGLTADKNGKEVVRFNNKDQHVGDPSVQVASVLGVLVKRNIPLKHKDWRLVPREAKDNIWAIIMQRFIVDDFYKDYYLEKMGSYLKEARSRKAGKILALDELEEEEREMKLVALKPENDIVNEWEEFVAHVRSEEFRAKRLQMQQVRQKHTTSHTLSREGYARLKAKMQKKRNTKEDIDRVELWITGHKQKEGKEPNPGIVEALEKIERAAEEHGAYVGSSVTDDFISKSLGDDKPGRLRGIGYGVTKTKMVFKSHYKKIIKECKDSMTEMNARLALLEEKTSRCVCCHDGSHLNKSGKASNTHGIASTSRIIPQLLSWYNENEVVADAIIAETDPKMEFHVMPIDFGAYKVTVTTSRVDDAHLYKPSGDLKRVLDVVGTYVRWAKDLIMPAI is encoded by the exons ATGAGTGCACTAGGGCTAACAGCTGATAAGAATGGCAAGGAAGTTGTGAGGTTTAACAATAAGGATCAGCATGTTGGTGATCCTTCGGTGCAGGTTGCAAGCGTGTTGGGAGTTTTAGTTAAGAGAAACATCCCATTAAAGCACAAGGACTGGAGACTTGTCCCTAGAGAGGCCAAAGATAACATATGGGCGATTATCATG CAAAGGTTTATTGTCGATGATTTTTACAAAGACTACTATCTTGAGAAGATGGGAAGTTATCTGAAAGAGGCTAGGTCTAGGAAAGCTGGTAAAATCCTCGCCTTGGATGAgctagaggaagaagaaagagagatgaAGCTGGTAGCACTGAAACCAGAGAATGATATTGTCAATGAGTGGGAAGAGTTCGTGGCACATGTTCGCTCGGAGGAATTCAGA GCAAAAAGATTGCAGATGCAACAAGTTAGACAGAAACACACCACTTCACACACTCTCAGTAGAGAAGGTTATGCGAGACTCAAGGCTAAAATG CAAAAGAAGCGGAATACAAAAGAAGACATTGATAGAGTCGAGCTTTGGATAACGGGTCACAAACAGAAGGAAGGGAAGGAACCTAATCCTGGTATTGTGGAGGCTTTA GAAAAAATTGAAAGAGCAGCAGAAGAGCATGGTGCTTATGTTGGATCATCTGTGACAGACGATTTTATCTCCAAATCTCTTGGTGACGACAAACCAGGGAGACTGAGAGGTATTGGGTATGGAGTGACAAAGACAAAGATGGTTTTCAAGAGCCATTACAAGAAGATCATCAAAGAGTGTAAGGACAGTATGACTGAAATGAATGCGAGACTTGCACTGTTAGAG GAAAAAACCTCGAGATGCGTCTGCTGCCATGATGGCTCACACTTGAACAAG TCTGGAAAAGCTAGCAACACCCATGGTATTGCTAGCACTAGCAGGATTATTCCCCA GTTGCTCAGTTGGTACAATGAGAACGAGGTTGTTGCTGACGCGATTATTGCTGAAACAGATCCAAAGATGGAGTTTCATGTAATGCCAATAGATTTTGGCGCATACAAAGTAACTGTGACTACTTCTCGTGTTGATGATGCTCATCTCTACAAGCCATCGGGTGACTTGAAGCGTGTGTTGGATGTTGTAGGAACTTATGTCAGATGGGCCAAGGATCTTATAATGCCTGCCATCTGA